A genomic segment from Centroberyx gerrardi isolate f3 chromosome 22, fCenGer3.hap1.cur.20231027, whole genome shotgun sequence encodes:
- the LOC139918768 gene encoding LOW QUALITY PROTEIN: leukocyte elastase inhibitor-like (The sequence of the model RefSeq protein was modified relative to this genomic sequence to represent the inferred CDS: deleted 2 bases in 1 codon) → MATSTPLTEANTSFSLALFKKLSEDDKTGNVFYSPFSISSALAMVLLGARGNTATQMSEVLCFTKAEQPRQAGRADAEQMQMQMQQQMQQQVQLSRLPQYLLKCLNVQKVQEDVHVGFNKLMSELNKPEAPYALSLANRLYGEKSYQFVEDFLAETKKHYSAELESVDFKTSPEAARNNINSWVEKQTQDKIKEVLVQGVVDNMTRLVLVNAIYFKGNWDKKFKEDFTKDARFRVNKNDTKPVKMMHQKTKFPLTFIPEANCQILEMPYKGKDLSMLIFLPNDMEDGTTGLEKLEKELTYENFVEWTRPDMMDTVEVQVALPRFKMEEKYDLKKILSSMGMVDAFDIAMSDFSGMSPANDLVLSKVVHKAFVEVNEEGTEAAAATAAVMMLRCARIPVTFVADHPFLFFIRHNPSMSILFAGRFCSPA, encoded by the exons ATGGCAACATCAACCCCACTAACCGAGGCCAACACCAGCTTCTCCCTGGCTTTGTTCAAAAAGCTGAGTGAAGACGACAAGACTGGCAATGTCTTCTACTCTCCCTTCAGCATCTCCTCAGCTCTGGCTATGGTATTGCTGGGAGCCAGGGGCAACACAGCCACACAGATGtcagag GTCCTCTGCTTCACTAAGGCAGAGCAGCCGAGGCAGGCAGGA AGAGCAGATGCAGAGCAGATGCAGATGCAGATGCAGCAGCAGATGCAGCAGCAGGTCCAGCTCAGCAGACTGCCACAGTATCTGCTGAAG TGCCTGAACGTCCAGAAGGTTCAGGAGGACGTCCATGTCGGCTTCAACAAACTGATGAGCGAGCTGAACAAGCCTGAAGCCCCGTACGCCCTCAGCCTGGCCAACAGGCTGTATGGAGAGAAGTCCTACCAGTttgttgag GATTTCCTAGCAGAAACCAAGAAGCACTACAGCGCAGAGCTGGAGTCTGTGGACTTCAAAACCAGTCCAGAGGCAGCCAGGAACAACATCAACAGCTGGGTGGAGAAGCAGACCCAAg ATAAAATCAAGGAGGTGCTGGTCCAAGGTGTGGTGGACAACATGACCAGGCTAGTGCTGGTCAACGCCATCTACTTCAAAGGCAACTGGGACAAGAAGTTCAAGGAGGACTTCACCAAAGACGCTCGGTTTAGAGTCAACAAG AATGACACTAAGCCGGTGAAGATGATGCACCAGAAAACTAAGTTCCCTCTCACCTTCATCCCCGAGGCCAACTGCCag ATCCTGGAGATGCCCTACAAGGGGAAGGACCTCAGCATGCTCATCTTCCTGCCCAACGACATGGAGGACGGTACAACAGGCCTGGAGAAG CTGGAGAAGGAGCTGACGTATGAGAACTTTGTGGAGTGGACTCGTCCAGACATGATGGACACAGTCGAGGTTCAGGTGGCCCTGCCTCGgttcaaaatggaggagaagtaCGACCTGAAGAAGATCCTGAGCAGCATGGGCATGGTGGATGCCTTTGACATCGCAATGAGTGACTTCTCTG GCATGTCTCCGGCCAACGACCTGGTGTTGTCCAAGGTGGTCCACAAGGCCTTTGTGGAGGTCAACGAGGAGGGAACGGAGGCCGCCGCTGCCACCGCCGCCGTCATGATGCTGCGCTGCGCCAGGATCCCCGTCACCTTTGTCGCGGACcaccccttcctcttcttcatccgACACAACCCCAGCATGAGCATCCTGTTCGCCGGCCGATTCTGCTCCCCTGCTTGA